In Micromonospora ferruginea, the sequence CGTCATATCCGCCCGGCCGCGTCGCGCGTTTCCGGTCGGCGTCGCCGTCCTATTCCGAAATGGGACGCGCCGGGTGGGACGTCGATTCCCGTCGTAACGACTTCGGGGAATGTGCGCCGCTGGGCGCGTCGAGGCATACTCGCCGGATGCCCGATCAGCCCCGGAGCCCGGCGGCGGTGTCGCCGATGTTGGCCGCGTTGCGCGACGGCACCCGCGACCAGCACGCCGCCGTGGAGCGGCGGCTGGGCCTGCCCGACCGGATCCGCACCCGGGCCGACCTCGTCGCCGTGCTGACCGCGTTGCTGGACGCCTGGGCGCCGCTGGAGCGGGACCTCGCCGCCGCGGACTGGTCCGGGCTGCCGCTCGACCCCCGGCTCGGCGAGGCCGCCGCGCTGCTGCGGGCCGACCTCGCCACGCTCGGGGGCGACCCCGCCCGGCCGGTCTCGTCCTCGGGTCTGGACCTCGCCTCCGTGGCGCGGGCCGCCGGCGGCCGGTACGTCCTGCTCGGCAGCGCCCTCGGCGGCCGGGTGATCGCGCCCGAGGTGGAGCGTCGGCTGGGCCTGCGCGCGGGGGAGGCGACGGGCTTCTTCCGCCGGGTCGGGGGCGCGCCGGGACGGGACTGGCGGGCCTTCCGCCTCGCGGTGGCCGGTCGGGAGTGGTCGGCCGGGGAGACGGCGGACGCCGTCGACGCCGCGCGGTCGACGTTCGACCTGATCGGCCGCATTCCGACGGGCCGGCCGACCGGCTGAGCGGTCACCCCGGACGGCCGGGGCCCAGCTCCCGGGCGACGATCCGCAGCGCGCGGATCAGCTCCCCGGCCGAGGGCGCGGCGGCCGGGTCGACCAGCCACTGCGCGGCCACGCCGCCGAGCAGCGCCTGGTGGAACGTGCCGAGCGTGAGCGCGGTGGCCTCGTCCGCGGCGGGGTCGAGCCGGTGGAACACCTCGGCCAGGCCGAGCCGCGCCTGCCGGTTCGCGGCGGCGAACGCCTCGCGCAGCTCGGGATGCCGGTCCATCCGGGCGATCAGCTCGAACTGGACCGCCCAGAGCGGACGCAGCCGTGCGTACGACTCGATGATCCGTTCCCAGGCCAGCTCGAACCGCCGCTCGGGCGTGACGTCCGGGCCGGCGTCGTGTGCCAGTGCGCGCTCCAACTCCTCGCCCCACTCCGCCATCGCCTCGACGAGCGCCTCGTCGAGCAGCGCCCGGGTGGTGCGGAAGTGGTAGCCGATGGCGGCCAGGCTGGTGCCGGCCGAGGCGGCGACGTCGCGGGCGGTGGTGGCGGCGTAGCCCTTCTCCATCAGGCAGCGCTTCGCGCCGGCGAGCAGGTCCTCCCGATTTCCCATGCCGGCAGCGTACCCACCCTCTTGAACATTTGTCTTGCACAAACGTCTCACACGCCCGTACCGTCATCGCCATGACCGATGTCCTGATCTCCGGCGCCGGTGTCGCCGGCTCCGCGCTCGCCTGGTGGCTGCGGCACCACGGCTTCCGCCCGACCGTCGTGGAGCGGGCCCCGAGCCCGCGCGACGGTGGCTACAAGGTCGACGTGCGGGGCGCGGCCCTGACCGTGCTGGAGCGGATGGGCCTGGCCGGGCGGGTGCGTGCCCACGACACCGGCATGCGGCTGGCCCGTTTCCTCGACGATCGCGGCCGGCAGCTCGCCACCATGGACGCCGCGTTGTTCGGCGGCCGGTCCACCGGCGACGTCGAGGTCATGCGCGGCGACCTGACCCGGCTCCTGCGGGCCGACGACGTGGAGCACCGCTTCGGCGACTCGATCACCGCGCTCGACGCGGACGCCGGCGGGGTGGACGTGACGTTCGCGCGCGGCGACCGCCGTCGCTACGACCTGGTCGTCGGCGCCGACGGTCTGCACTCGACGGTACGACGGCTCGCGTTCGGTCCCGGGTCGGTGCACCTGCGCCCGCTCGGGCACCACATCGCCGTCTGCACCGTGCCGGCCGGGCTCGCCGAGGACCGGGTCGAGCTGCTGCACCCGGAGCCCGGGCGGACCGTGGGCGTCTACCGGACCGCGGGCGCGCCCGACGCCCGCGCGCTCTTCCTCTTCCGCTCGCCGGCCGGCGACACCGACGCCGGTGACCTCGCCGGCCGGCGGGACGTGCTGACCGGGGCCTTCGCCGGGGCCGGCTGGCGGGTGCCCGAACTGCTCGCCGCGGCGGCGGACGCGCCGGACCTCTACCTCGACGCGATGAGCCAGGTGGTGATGCCGAGCTGGTCGAGCGGCCGGGTGGGTCTGGTCGGCGACGCCGCGTACGCCGCCTCCCCGGCCTCCGGGCAGGGCACCAGCCTGGGCCTGGTCGGCGCGTACGTGCTGGCCGCCGCGCTGGCCGAGGCGGCCGGTCGGCCGGCGGACGGGTTCGCCGCGTACGAGCGCCGGATGCGACCGTTCGTCGACGCGAACCAGGCGCTGGCGCAGCGCAACCTGAAGGGCATGGTGCTCGGCTCGACCGGGCAGATCCGGTTCCAGACGGCGATGCTGCGCCTGCTGCCGCACCTGCCCGGCCGGGAGCGGATGGTCGGCCGGGTGGCCGAGCCGATCCGCCGGGCGGCCACCGCGATCACGCTGCCGGACGCCGCCTGATCCTCACGGGCGGTCCAGGCGCTCGGCGTACGCGTCGCGCAGCTCCGCCCAGCCGAAGTCCTTCGCCTCCGCGCCGCGGATCGGGCCGACCGGGTCACCGTCGAGCAGGTGGCCGGCGACATCCAGGCAGAGGTGCCAGCCGGCGGCCACCATCGGCGCCAGGTCGGCGCGGTCGATCCGGTGCCGCAAGGTCAGCGTGGTGCCGGCGCCGGTGGGTGCCAGCTCCCAGCGGAGCAGGCCGTCGCCCCAGGTGTACTCCAGCAGGCGCGGGCGGTCGGCGCGCCGGACCGTGGCCGGCGCCGGGTCGGCCCGGTCGCCGTCGACGGTGCGGAGCGTGGCGTCGCCGGTGCGGCCCAGGTCGCGGTCGGCGAGGAAGGGCGCCCACTCGGCGAGTTGCCCGGGGTCGGTCAGCGCGGCCCACACCCGCTCGGGCGGGTGCCGCAGCTCCCGGACGAGGATCAGGTCCCACCGGTCGCCGACCGGGACCCGGTCGACGTCGGCGAGCGGGCCGGGGCGGAAGTCGTCACGCTGCATCGTCACTCCTGACGGTCGAGATGGCGCTCCAGGGCGTCGAGGTGCTCGGTCCACATCAGCCGGTAGGGCCCGAGCCAGTCGTCCACCGCCCGCAGCGGCCGGGTGTCCACCCGGTAGATCCGCCGCTGGGCCGCCGTGCGGCAGGTGACCAGACCGGCCTCGCGGAGCACCCGCAGGTGCTTGGAGACGGCGGGTTGGCTCATGCCCAGCGCGTCCACCAGCTCGCCGACGCTGCTGTCGGCGCGGCGCAGCCGGTCGAGGATGTCGCGTCGGGCCGGCTCGGCCAGCACGGCGAAGGCGTCCACGGTCACGCCGCCAATATGCCATCACGGTTATATGCCAGTCAAGGCATATGCTTGATACCTATGCTCGGGGGATGGAACTGCGGATCTTCACCGAACCTCAGCAGGGCGCCGGCTACGACCAGTTGCTCGCCGTGGCGCGCCGGGCGGAGGAAACCGGCTTCGCCGCGTTCTTCCGCTCCGACCACTACCTGAAGATGGGGTCGGTGAGCGGCGACCCCGGTCCCACCGACGCCTGGACCACGCTCGCCGGCCTGGCCCGCGACACCACCCGGATCCGGCTCGGCACGCTGATGAGCGCCGCCACGTTCCGCCTCCCCGGGCCGCTCGCCATCACCGTCGCGCAGGTCGACCAGATGAGCGGCGGGCGGGTCGAGCTGGGCATCGGCACCGGCTGGTACGCCGAGGAGCACGCCGCGTACGGCATCCCGTTCCCGCCGCTGGGCGAGCGGTTCGACCGGCTGGAGGAGCAGCTCGCGATCATCACCGGGCTCTGGTCCACGCCGGCCGGCACCACCTTCGACTTCCCCGGCACCTACTACCCGGTCAGCGACTCCCCGGCGCTGCCCAAGCCGGTGCAGCGGCCCCGCCCGCCGATCCTGCTCGGCGGCATGGGCCCGAAGCGCACCCCGCGCCTCGCCGCCCGGTACGCCGACGAGTTCAACCTGCCGTTCGCCTCGCTCGACGACACCACGGCGCAGTTCCGGCGCGTGCGGGACGCCTGCGCCGAGATCGGCCGGGACCCGTCCACGATGGTCTGGTCCAACGCGCTGGTGCTCTGCTGCGGGCGCGACGACGCCGAGGTGGCCCGCCGCGCCGAGGCGATCGGCCGGGAACCCGCCGAGCTGCGCGCGAACGGCGCCGCCGGCACGCCCGCCGAGGTGGTGGAGACGCTCGGCCGGTACGCCGAGGCCGGCGCCGGCCGGGTCTACCTCCAGGTGCTCGACCTGGCCGACCTGGACCACCTGGAGTTGGTCGCCGCCGAGGTGATGCCGCGGCTCTGAGCGGGCCTACGCCCGCCGCACCGTGTCCAGCCGGCCGTCGCGGTCGCTGTCCAGGTACGTCACGTCCGGCACCCCGTCGCCGTCGATGTCGACCTGCACCACATCGGCGACGCCGTCGCCGTCCAGGTCGGTCACCACCTCGACCGAGCCGTCCAGGTGGCGGGTCACGATCGAGTGCGCCTGCCCGTCGCGCGGCGCCGGCCCCGGGTGCGGTGCCGGCTCCGGCTCCGGCGTCGGCGCCGGCACGGGGGCGGTCAGGTCCGGCCCGACACCTGTCGGGTCGATCTCCTCCTCCGACGGGTACACGTCGCCGTGGAGGCTCGGGTCGCGGTAGCTGCTCATCCCGCCAGGATTCCCGCTTCCACCCCGGAACAACCCTGCCCGCCCCCGATGGCGGATGATGCAGCGCATGACCGACACCAACTGGGCCGGCAACGTCCGCTGGTCGGCCCGGACCCGGCACCGGCCGACCTCCCTGGACGAGCTGCGCCGCCTGGTCGCCGGCGCGGACCGGGTCCGGGCCGTCGGCACCGGTCACTCGTTCAACCGGCTCGGCGACACCACCGGCGCCCAGATCGCGCTCGACGGGCTGCCGCCCACCGTCGCGCTCGACCCCGACCGGGGCACCGTCACGGTCGCCGCCGGCCTGCGCTACGGCGACCTGGCCACCGCGCTCCAGGCCCGGGGGTACGCGCTGGCGAACCTCGCCTCGCTGCCGCACATCTCGGTCGCCGGCTCGGTCGCCACCGCCACCCACGGCTCCGGCGTCGCCAACCGCAACCTGGCCGCCGCGGTGGCCGCCCTGGAGATCGTCACCGCCGACGGGGACCTGCTCACCGTCGACCGGAACGACAGCCGGTTCCCCGGCCTGGTGGTCAACCTCGGCGCGCTGGGTGTGGTCACCCGGCTCACGCTCGACGTGGTCGGAACGTTCGACCTGCGGCAGTACGTCCGGCTCGGCCTGCCCCGCGCCGCGCTGGACGAGGCGTTGGGCGCCGCGTACAGCGTCAGCGTCTTCACCGGCTGGCGGTCCGAGCGGTTCGACCAGGTGTGGATCAAGCAGGACGCGGACCAGCCGCCGCCGCCCGCCGACTGGCTGGACACGACGGCCGCCGAGACGCCGCAGCACCCGGTGCCCGGCATGTCGCCGGTGCACTGCACCGCCCAGTTCGGCGAGCCCGGGCCGTGGCACGAGCGACTGCCGCACTTCCGGCTCGGCTTCACCCCCAGCAGCGGCGACGAGCTGCAGTCGGAGTGGCACGTGGCCCGCGCCGACGCGGCGGCGGCGCTCGCCGCGCTCGACCCGGTCGCCGAGCGGATCGCCGCCGTGCTCCAGATCTGCGAGCTGCGTACGGTGGCCGCCGACGAGCTGTGGCTCAGCCCGAACCACCGCCGGGACACGCTGGCGGTGCACTTCACCTGGATCGGCGACCCGGTGGCGGTGGCGCCGGTCCTGGCCGAGGTGGAGCAGCGGCTCGCCCCGTTCGCGCCCCGCCCGCACTGGGGCAAGCTGTTCGAGCGCGACCCGGCCGCCGCGTACCCCCGGCACGCCGACTTCGCCGCGCTGCTGCGCGACCTCGACCCGGCCGGGAAGTTCCGCACCGCGGAGCTGGACCGCTACTTCCCGCGCGACTGACCGGTCAGCGGGCCGCGCAGGCTGCCGCGCTGCACCGCGCGGCTGATGTCGCTGGGCGAGACGATCCCGACCAGCCGACCGTCGACCACCACCAGCGCGCGGCCGTCGGTGCACTCGTTGAGCCGGGGGAGCAGCTCGGTGAGCTGCTCGTCCGGGCGGGCGAGCACCAGCTCGTCGGCCCGGCAGGACACCTCGGCCAGGGTGGTGGACGGGCGGCGGTCCGCCGCGACGCCGCGTACCCGGTCGAGCGTGACCAGGCCGACCGGCCGGTCGCCCTCGGTCAGCGGAAGCGCCGAGTGCCGGTACGCGAAGAGGTAGTGGTCGACGAAGTCGGCCACGGTCAGGTCCCCGGACGCGGTCTGCGGCTGCGGCGTCATCACGTCGCCGACCCGCACCCCGCGCAGCGCGTCGCCCATCCGGGCCTGGCGTTCCTCCTGCCCGGCCGCGCCGATCAGGAACCAGCCGATCAGCGCCAGCCAGAGCCCGCCGAACCCGGCCCCGCTGAGGAACCGCCACAACCCGAGGCCGATCAGCACGATGCCCAGCACCCGCCCGGCGCCGGCGGCGACCACCGACGCCCGGGTCCGGTCGCCGGTGGCCTTCCACACCGCGGCCCGCAGCAGCCGCCCACCGTCCAGCGGCGCGGCCGGCAGCACGTTGAACAGGGCCAGCAGCACGTTGATCCCGGCCAGCCAGGACAGCGCGCCGAGCAGCAGCCCGTGCCCGCCGGCCACCGCGACGGCCACCGCGATCGCGCCGAACACCACGCCGATGACCAGGCTGACCAGCGGCCCCACCCCGGCGATCCGCAGCTCGGCCCCGGGGTCCTTCGCCTCGCCCTTCAACTCGGCCACGCCGCCGAAGAGCCAGAGCGTGATCCCCTCGACCTCGATGCCGTTGCGCTTGGCCACCACCGCGTGCGACACCTCGTGGGCGAGCAGGCCGACGAAGAAGACCACCGCGGCGGCCAGCCCGGCGGCGACGTAGGCGAGCGTGGCATGACCGGGGTACGAGCGGGGGAACAGGCTGGCCGACAGCGTCCAGGCGATCAGCACGAAGATGACCAGGACACTCCAGTTGACGCCGACGGGTACGCCCGCGACCCGGCCGAGCCGGAAACTCGCCCTCATCGCTCCGTCATACCCCGCACGTCGCCCCGGTAACGGAGTATGCGCCGACTATGCTGAGAGTATGACGAGGCGCATCACCATCAGCCTGCCCGACGACGTTGCCGAGTACGTCGAGCGCTCGCACGGCACGACCTCCGGCTTCATCGCGGACGTCCTGCGGCGGAAGATGCGGGCCGACGGCCTGCGGGCACGCTGGGCCGAGCACGGCTACGTGGTGACCGACGAGGACGTCGAACGCGCGCGCCGCCGGCTGGCGGAGCAACCGCCGATCACCGACGAGCAGCACGACCGGAACATGCGGTGGCTCCGCCAGTTCGGTGACGACGAGGGCTCGGCGGCGGCGTGAACGGGCTCGTCCTGGACACCTCCGCGCTTCTCGCGTACGCCTCCGGAGACAGCGTCGAGCCCGGCGCGTTGCTGACCCTCGCCCAGGAGGACCCGGAGCAGGAGGTGTGGATCCCGGCGCTCTGCCTGGGCCAGGCGCAGCTCCAACTCGCCGGGACGCCGGCCACCGACCTGCTCGACCTCCTCCTCGACGCCGACCGGGACATCCGGGTCGCGGTGTACGACGGCCCGACCAGCCGGCGAGTGGCCCGGATCGCCGCGAGCGGCAAGGTGCCCCTCGACGTGGCCCACGCCGTCGCCACCGCCGTCCTCTACCGGTGTTACCTGGTGACCCGGGACGCCCCGACGGTGGCCGCGGTGGCCCCACCCGATCTGGAGATCCTCGACATCGCCGAGTCCTGGGAGTGAGCCGTGGTCAGCGGCGGGGCGCCTCGCTGACCACCGTCGGGGAGAACTCGTTCGCCGCCTCGACCGCCCACTCCAGCGCGAAGTCGGCCTCCTCCTCCCAACCCGGCTCGCCGCCGACGAAGTGCGACCGGCCGGGGAACTCCCGATAGCCGGTGACCGCCGTCGAGCCGCGGTAGAGGTTGGCCAGGCTGGTGGCGAGCGACGGCGGGATCACGTGGTCCTCGCCGCCGGCGGTGATCAGCAGCGGGGCGCAGTCGTCGCGCTTCCTGTCGACCTCGGTGGCCGAGTTCGGGTCCAGGTTGGCGAACGAGCCCTCGAACAGCACGTGACCGGCGCCGGGGACGGCGTACCGCTCCCAGGCGGCGTCGGACTCCGCGCGGGTGAGCGTGTTGCCGAAGGCGTACCGGAAGTCCTCGGCGGTGAACGGGACGGCGCGGTGCCGGTTGGCCGGGTTGTGCAGGATGGAGAACCCGGAGCGCAGCGTGCTCAGCGGCAGCTTCAGCACGCCCTTGACCGGTGCCGGGTGCACGCCGACGACGGCGGCGCCGAACCGGCGGTCCCGCAGCAGTTGGGCGACCAGGCCGCCGAACGAGTGCCCCATGACGATCGGCGGCCGGGGCAGCTCCCGGATGATCGCCGCGTAGTGCGCGACGATGTCGGCGATCCGCTGGCCGGCGATCGGCGTCGGATCGGCCCGCAGCTCCTCGACCTCGCGGTCCATGCCGGGCCAGGCCGGGGTGAGCACCCGGAACCCGCGCGCCGCGTAGCGCTCGGCCCAGTGCTCCCAGCTCCGCGACGTCATCCACAGCCCGTGGATGAGCACGATCGTGTCGACGCGTCCGGTCGGTACGCCCATGCTGCGGCTTACCCGGCCCGGCGGCCCTCACTCCACGCGCGGCTCGTTGAGAAGGGCCTCTTCTCTACCGCAGGCGTTAACCGGGGCCCCTCCTTACGCCTGACAAATGTAATGGGCGGGAGGTGACGGGTGCTCCGGGGAGCGGGGCGGCGCGGGCCGGAGCATCATGGGCATGACCGACACCGCACCGGCCGTCGAACTGGCCGGACTCACCAAGACCTACGGCCCGGTGACCGCCGTCGACGGGCTCAGCCTGCGGATCACCCCCGGTGAGGTGGTCGCCTTCCTCGGCCCCAACGGCGCCGGCAAGACCACCACGGTGGACATGCTGCTCGGGCTGGCCCGGCCGGACGCCGGCACGGTCCGGCTCTTCGGCGGCACCCCCGGCGACGCCGTCCGGCACGGCCGGGTCGCCGCCGTGATGCAGACCGGCGGGCTGCTCAAGGACCTCACCGTCGCCGAGACGGTACGGATGACCGCGCACTTCTACGGCCACACCCGACCGGTGGCCGAGGTGCTGGAGCGCGCCGGCATCGCCGAGATCGCCGACCGGGCGGTGGGCAAGTGCTCCGGCGGCCAGCAGCAGCGCCTGCGCTTCGCCCTCGCGCTGCTGCCCGACCCGGACCTGATGGTGCTGGACGAGCCGACCACCGGCATGGACGTCGAGGGCCGGCGCGACTTCTGGCAGGCGATCCGGGCCGACGCCCGCTCCGGCCGGACCGTCCTGTTCGCCACCCACTACCTGGACGAGGCCGACGCGTACGCGGACCGGATCGTGCTGGTGCGGCAGGGTCGGGTGGTCGCCGACGGGACCACCGCCGAGATCAAGAACCTGGCCGCCGGCCGGGTGGTGCGGGCCACCCTGCGGGGCGCCGACCAGGCCGCGCTCGCCGCGCTGCCGGGCGTCCGCTCGGTCGAGGTACGCGGCGACGCGATCCTCGTGCACAGCGAGGACTCCGACGTCGTCGCCCGGCACCTGCTGACCCGGACCGACGCCCGGGACCTGGAGATCACCTCGCGCAACCTCGAGGACGCGTTCCTCGCCCTGACCGCCGCCTGACCCGCCGGGAGCCTCGCCATGACCGCCACCACCTCGTCCGATTCCAGCATCGCGGCCCGCCTGGCCGACCGCCGGCCGCCCGCCCTGGGTGGCTTCTCCGCCGCCGTACTCGCCATCGAGATCCGCCGGGTGCTGCGCAACCGCCGCACGCTGATGTTCATCCTGGTCATGCCGGCGGTGTTCTTCCTCCTGTTCGGGCTGCCCTCGCGCGGCGACAAGCTGGACAACGGCCTGCCGGTCACCGGCTGGATCATGATCAGCCTGGCCGTGTACGCGGCCATGGTCGCCACCACCAGCGCCGGCGCCGCCGTCGCCACCGAACGCGCGCTGGGCTGGAGCCGGCAGTTACGGCTCACCCCGCTGCGGCCCGCCGCGTACGTGGCGACGAAGGTGGCCACCGCGATGGTGCTCGGCCTGCTCGGCGTGCTCGTCGAGTTCGCCGTCGGCGCCGCCTCCGGGGTGCGGCTGCCGGCCCACGTCTGGCTGGAGTCCGGCCTGACCGCCTGGCTTGGCTCGCTGGTCTTCGCCGCGTTCGGCCTCTTCGTCGGCTACCTCGCCCCGGCCGAGAACGTCATGCAGTTCATGGGCCCGGCGCTGGCCATCCTGGCCATGCTGGGCGGCCTGTTCGTTCCGCTCGATCTGCTGCCCGACGTGATGCAGCAGATCGCCAAGTTCACCCCGGTGTACGGGGTCGGTCAGCTCGCTCGCGCGCCGCTGACCGGCACCGGGGTGGACTGGGCGGCGGTCGGCAACGTGGCCGCCTGGACCGCGTTCTTCGGTCTCGGCGCGACCCGCCTGTTCCGCCGCGACACCACCCGGGTCTGACCGGGGCGGCGGGCACTAGCGTGGTGGGCGTGACGTCGCCGACCGCCCCGGCCCGGCCGGTGAACCGCCGCCACTGGCGGTTCACCGGCTGGCTGCTGGCGGCGGTCTGGCTCTTCTTCCTCAACATCCCGTTCGTCACCGCGCTGCACCAGCCGGAGCTGTGGCGGCGGCTGCTCGGGCTCGGCTCGGTGCTCACGTTCGCCGTGGCGTACGTGCTGATCTTCGAGTGGGGCCGCTCCCGCCGGCAACGGCACGTCCCGATCCCGGTCGGCCGGGCCCGGGCGCTGATCGCGCTGCTGCTCGTGCTCGGCCTGGCCGGCATCCCGGGCACCGGCGGCGACTGGCTGACCACGCTGGTCTTCGTGGCCGCCGCCGCGGTGTTCCTGCTGCCGTCGGTGGAATCCCTGGTCGTGGTGGTGCTGGCCGCGGCGACCCCGCCGGTGACCTCGCACCTCGTGCCCGGCTGGGAGTCGGAGAGCACGGTGGTCTTCGCCGTGCTGCTCGCCTCGTTCGCCATGTTCGGGGTGAGCCGGCTGGCCCAGCGCAACGGCGAACTGCAGGCCGCCCAGCAGGAGATCCACCGGCTCGCGGTGGCCGAGGAACGCGCCCGCACCGCCCGGGACCTCCACGACATCCTCGGGCACTCGCTCACCGTGGTGGCGGTCAAGGCCGAACTGGCCGGCCGGTTGCTGGAGCTGGACCCGGCCCGGGCCGCCGTCGAGATCGCCGACGTGGAACGGCTGGCCCGGGAGGCGCTGGCCGACGTGCGGGGCACCGTCGGGGCGTACCGCGGGGTGGACCTGGCCTCCGAACTGGCCGGCGCCCGGTCGGCGCTGGCCGCCGCGGGCGTCGCCGCGGAACTGCCGGAGACGGTGCCGGAGCTGCCGACGGACCGGGACGAGCTGTTCGGCTGGGCGGTCCGCGAGGGGGTCACCAACGTGGTGCGGCACAGCGGCGCGCGGCGCTGCGTGATCCGGGTGGACGCGGCGGCGGTGGAGGTCCGCGACGACGGCCGGGGGCCGGCCGGTGAGCCGGCGGGTGCCGGGCACGGGCTGGTCGGGCTGCGCGAGCGGGCCGACCGGTTGGATGCCACCGTGACGGTGGGCCGGGCGCCCGGCGGGCGCGGTTTCCTGCTCCGGGTCACGATGCCCGACACGAACGGGAGGGCCCGCGGGTGACCGATCCGATCCGACTGCTGCTCGCCGACGACCAGGCGCTGGTCCGGGGCGCGCTGGCCGCGCTGCTGTCGCTGGAGCCGGACCTCACCGTGGTGGCGGAGGTGAGCCGGGGCGACGAGGTGGTGCCGGCGGCGCTGCGCGCCCACCCCGACGTGGCGCTGCTCGACGTGGAGATGCCGGGGATGGACGGGGTGGCGGCGGCGGCGGCGCTGCGCGCCGCGCTGCCCGACTGCCGGGTGCTGGTGGTGACCACGTTCGGCCGGCCCGGCTACCTGCGTCGGGCGATGGAGGCGGGCGCGAACGGCTTCGTGGTCAAGGACACCCCGGCCCGCCAGCTCGCCGACGCGGTCCGCCGGGCGCACGCCGGCCTGCGGGTGGTCGACCCGACGCTGGCCGCGGAGACGCTGGCCACCGGGGCGAGCCCGCTCACCGAGCGGGAGACCGAGGTGCTGCGTACGGCGCGGGGCGGCGGCACGGTGGCCGAACTGGCGGCGACGCTGCACCTGTCCGAGGGCACGGTCCGCAACCACCTGTCGTCGGCGATCGGCAAGACCGGCGCCCGCAACCGCGCCGACGCCGTCCGCCTGGCCGAGACCAACGGTTGGCTGCTGGGGTGAAAGGCGGGGGCCCCGGTTAACGCATTCGGTAGAGGCGGGGGCCCCGCTTAACCGGCGCCTGTTAAGCGGGGGCCCCGCCTAACGTGGGCGGGGCGGGGCGGGGCGGGGCGGGCGGGGGCGGGGCGGGCGGGGGCGGGGTGGGCGGGGGAGTCAGGGGAGACGGTCGACGACGACGAGGCCGGTGCCGGGGGCCAGGGCGGCGAGGAGCTGGCGCTGGGCGCTGCGGGTCAACCGGATGCAGCCGTTGGTGACGTTCTCGCCCAGCGTGTCGTCGTTGTGCCAGGTGTGCAGTCCGATGTGGGCGCCGCGCAGGCCGGTCGGCACCGCGTCCGGGTCGTCGGGGATCGCGCCGAGCGCGAAGATGTCCACCCCGCCGTAGACGTCCTGCGGGGGCGGGGTGCGGCCGAGGACGAACGTGCGGCCGAGCGGGGTGAGCTGGCCGGACATGCCGAGGCTGACCGGCCAGGTGTGCACCGCCCGACCGTCGCGCAGCCAGGTGAGCCGGTGGGTGCGCCGTTCCACCACGATCTGGTCGCGCAGCACGACCGTGGTCCAGCCGCCGGCGGGCAGCCAGGCGACGGTGCGGTTGGCCGAGGGGAGCAGCACCGAGGTCCAGCCGGCGCGGCGCTCGACGATCGGCACGGTCAGCCGGACGTCGCTGATGGTCGGGGCGAGGAACGCCAGCGGCCGGCCGCCGGGCGCGTCGTACGCGGCGACCTTGCCGTTGGGCCGCGCGCCCTCGCTCAGTGGCCGGGTGTCGGCCGGGGCCGGGTCGGCGGGGAAGCCGCGCGGCGCCGGGTCGTACGTGATGACCGGCAGGTCGGCGGGGGCGGGCGCGGCGGGCGGGACGGACTCGGCCGTCGACGGGGTCGGCGACGGCGGCCCGGTGGTGGCCGGCGCGACGGCGACCGGGTTGGCCGCCGGGGCGCCGGTCAGCGCGTGGCCGACCAGCAGCGCGGTGGCCAGCAGCAGCGGTACGCCGAGCGCGGCGAACAGCCAGCCGGGTATCCGCCGCCCGGTGATCTGGTCGAAAGGCACGAAATCGACTCTAACCGGAGATGACGCCCCCGTGCCGAAAA encodes:
- a CDS encoding site-2 protease family protein; amino-acid sequence: MRASFRLGRVAGVPVGVNWSVLVIFVLIAWTLSASLFPRSYPGHATLAYVAAGLAAAVVFFVGLLAHEVSHAVVAKRNGIEVEGITLWLFGGVAELKGEAKDPGAELRIAGVGPLVSLVIGVVFGAIAVAVAVAGGHGLLLGALSWLAGINVLLALFNVLPAAPLDGGRLLRAAVWKATGDRTRASVVAAGAGRVLGIVLIGLGLWRFLSGAGFGGLWLALIGWFLIGAAGQEERQARMGDALRGVRVGDVMTPQPQTASGDLTVADFVDHYLFAYRHSALPLTEGDRPVGLVTLDRVRGVAADRRPSTTLAEVSCRADELVLARPDEQLTELLPRLNECTDGRALVVVDGRLVGIVSPSDISRAVQRGSLRGPLTGQSRGK
- a CDS encoding PIN domain-containing protein, with protein sequence MNGLVLDTSALLAYASGDSVEPGALLTLAQEDPEQEVWIPALCLGQAQLQLAGTPATDLLDLLLDADRDIRVAVYDGPTSRRVARIAASGKVPLDVAHAVATAVLYRCYLVTRDAPTVAAVAPPDLEILDIAESWE
- a CDS encoding alpha/beta hydrolase: MGVPTGRVDTIVLIHGLWMTSRSWEHWAERYAARGFRVLTPAWPGMDREVEELRADPTPIAGQRIADIVAHYAAIIRELPRPPIVMGHSFGGLVAQLLRDRRFGAAVVGVHPAPVKGVLKLPLSTLRSGFSILHNPANRHRAVPFTAEDFRYAFGNTLTRAESDAAWERYAVPGAGHVLFEGSFANLDPNSATEVDRKRDDCAPLLITAGGEDHVIPPSLATSLANLYRGSTAVTGYREFPGRSHFVGGEPGWEEEADFALEWAVEAANEFSPTVVSEAPRR
- a CDS encoding ABC transporter ATP-binding protein; the encoded protein is MTDTAPAVELAGLTKTYGPVTAVDGLSLRITPGEVVAFLGPNGAGKTTTVDMLLGLARPDAGTVRLFGGTPGDAVRHGRVAAVMQTGGLLKDLTVAETVRMTAHFYGHTRPVAEVLERAGIAEIADRAVGKCSGGQQQRLRFALALLPDPDLMVLDEPTTGMDVEGRRDFWQAIRADARSGRTVLFATHYLDEADAYADRIVLVRQGRVVADGTTAEIKNLAAGRVVRATLRGADQAALAALPGVRSVEVRGDAILVHSEDSDVVARHLLTRTDARDLEITSRNLEDAFLALTAA
- a CDS encoding ABC transporter permease, whose product is MTATTSSDSSIAARLADRRPPALGGFSAAVLAIEIRRVLRNRRTLMFILVMPAVFFLLFGLPSRGDKLDNGLPVTGWIMISLAVYAAMVATTSAGAAVATERALGWSRQLRLTPLRPAAYVATKVATAMVLGLLGVLVEFAVGAASGVRLPAHVWLESGLTAWLGSLVFAAFGLFVGYLAPAENVMQFMGPALAILAMLGGLFVPLDLLPDVMQQIAKFTPVYGVGQLARAPLTGTGVDWAAVGNVAAWTAFFGLGATRLFRRDTTRV
- a CDS encoding sensor histidine kinase, which codes for MTSPTAPARPVNRRHWRFTGWLLAAVWLFFLNIPFVTALHQPELWRRLLGLGSVLTFAVAYVLIFEWGRSRRQRHVPIPVGRARALIALLLVLGLAGIPGTGGDWLTTLVFVAAAAVFLLPSVESLVVVVLAAATPPVTSHLVPGWESESTVVFAVLLASFAMFGVSRLAQRNGELQAAQQEIHRLAVAEERARTARDLHDILGHSLTVVAVKAELAGRLLELDPARAAVEIADVERLAREALADVRGTVGAYRGVDLASELAGARSALAAAGVAAELPETVPELPTDRDELFGWAVREGVTNVVRHSGARRCVIRVDAAAVEVRDDGRGPAGEPAGAGHGLVGLRERADRLDATVTVGRAPGGRGFLLRVTMPDTNGRARG
- a CDS encoding response regulator transcription factor translates to MTDPIRLLLADDQALVRGALAALLSLEPDLTVVAEVSRGDEVVPAALRAHPDVALLDVEMPGMDGVAAAAALRAALPDCRVLVVTTFGRPGYLRRAMEAGANGFVVKDTPARQLADAVRRAHAGLRVVDPTLAAETLATGASPLTERETEVLRTARGGGTVAELAATLHLSEGTVRNHLSSAIGKTGARNRADAVRLAETNGWLLG